A genomic region of bacterium contains the following coding sequences:
- a CDS encoding tetratricopeptide repeat protein, with amino-acid sequence MRRLLAPLLLLAAALALRVDWHLAFQQLPLYLSPAVDEALHWDWAQALAAGRGSPEIPYFRAPLYPWWLGFLHRAGLGIAGLRWAGTALGVASLLLLTWLAGRWLGRSAGLAALALAGGCAAWIYYEPQLLLEHGVLFLLLAATTAWLLAGERPPGPCDLAFGLALGLAAITRPNALVLALLALLLIWRMRESRSRRGLRLLWWLGGWLPPLALVAAINGWPGSGVLVASQGGVNLWIGNNPAANGWSAVLPGAGHAWERADAAGWATREAGRPLTAGEESRFYARRAVDWWRTHPGEAARLWGRKIVLLLAPEELGNNTSPAVLAARRPWMAALLPISWWLLLLPGLAGLALGFPRHAALRAWVLGALLLYAASFIPFFITGRFRLPLLPLLALPAADLAAYALPRVWRTVARHLVGRPVPEPAPSRLPLRPARLLLLGLLLAAPVLAWRQVHEEVAGEGGRRGWQSFQLGNAWMRLQQPDSARACFLDALEDAPALPEVRLNLGLLAWRVDPARAESLFRAELAWNPTCAKAWNNLGGLWLEQGEPARAAEAFRLALRLRPDLADAAWNLGLAQTRLGLAALAAGDSASARAVLQEVLSSPYRGAGQRRLATVLTSAGKPATP; translated from the coding sequence ATGAGACGGCTGCTGGCGCCCCTGCTGCTCCTGGCGGCCGCCCTCGCCTTGCGCGTGGACTGGCACTTGGCCTTCCAGCAGCTGCCCCTCTACCTGTCCCCCGCCGTCGACGAGGCCCTGCACTGGGACTGGGCCCAGGCCCTGGCGGCGGGCCGCGGCTCGCCCGAGATCCCCTACTTCCGCGCGCCGCTCTATCCCTGGTGGCTGGGCTTCCTCCACAGGGCCGGACTGGGCATCGCCGGCCTGCGCTGGGCGGGCACGGCCCTGGGCGTGGCCAGCCTCCTGCTGCTCACCTGGTTGGCCGGACGCTGGCTGGGCCGCTCCGCCGGCCTGGCCGCCCTTGCCCTGGCGGGTGGCTGCGCCGCATGGATCTACTACGAGCCCCAGCTCCTGCTGGAGCATGGTGTCCTCTTCTTGCTGCTGGCCGCCACCACCGCCTGGCTCCTGGCCGGGGAGAGACCGCCCGGCCCCTGCGACCTCGCCTTCGGCCTGGCCCTGGGTCTGGCCGCCATCACCCGCCCCAACGCCCTGGTGCTGGCCCTCCTCGCCCTGCTGCTGATCTGGCGGATGCGCGAGAGCCGCTCCCGCCGTGGCCTGCGGCTGCTGTGGTGGCTGGGCGGCTGGCTGCCGCCCCTGGCCCTGGTGGCGGCCATCAACGGGTGGCCGGGTTCGGGCGTGCTGGTGGCCAGCCAGGGCGGCGTCAACCTCTGGATCGGCAACAACCCGGCCGCCAACGGCTGGAGCGCCGTGCTGCCTGGCGCCGGCCACGCCTGGGAGCGGGCCGACGCCGCCGGCTGGGCCACGCGCGAGGCGGGGCGCCCCCTGACGGCGGGTGAGGAGAGCCGCTTCTATGCCCGGCGGGCGGTGGACTGGTGGCGCACCCATCCCGGCGAGGCGGCGCGCCTGTGGGGACGCAAGATCGTCCTGCTCCTGGCCCCCGAGGAACTGGGAAACAACACCAGTCCCGCCGTCCTGGCCGCCCGGCGGCCTTGGATGGCCGCCCTCCTGCCCATTTCGTGGTGGCTCCTGCTGCTGCCCGGCCTGGCCGGACTGGCCCTGGGCTTTCCCCGCCACGCCGCCCTGCGCGCCTGGGTGCTGGGCGCCTTGCTACTGTATGCGGCCAGTTTCATTCCTTTCTTCATCACCGGGCGCTTCCGCCTCCCCCTTCTGCCGCTGCTGGCCCTGCCCGCCGCCGACCTGGCCGCCTACGCCCTGCCCCGGGTCTGGCGCACGGTGGCCCGGCACCTGGTGGGCCGCCCCGTGCCCGAGCCCGCACCCAGCCGACTGCCCCTGCGCCCGGCCCGCCTGCTGCTGCTGGGTCTCCTGCTGGCGGCGCCGGTGCTGGCCTGGCGGCAGGTCCATGAGGAAGTGGCCGGGGAAGGGGGCCGACGCGGTTGGCAGTCCTTCCAGCTGGGCAACGCCTGGATGCGCCTGCAGCAGCCGGATTCCGCCCGCGCCTGCTTTTTGGACGCGCTGGAGGACGCCCCCGCCCTGCCCGAGGTGCGGCTCAACCTCGGCCTGCTGGCCTGGAGGGTAGACCCCGCCCGCGCCGAGAGCCTCTTCCGGGCGGAGCTGGCCTGGAACCCGACCTGCGCCAAGGCCTGGAACAACCTGGGCGGTCTGTGGCTGGAGCAAGGCGAGCCGGCGCGGGCGGCGGAAGCCTTCCGCCTTGCCCTGCGCCTGCGGCCCGACCTGGCCGACGCCGCCTGGAACCTGGGCCTGGCCCAGACCCGGCTGGGCCTGGCCGCCCTGGCGGCCGGCGACAGCGCGTCAGCCCGGGCGGTCCTGCAAGAAGTGTTGAGTAGTCCTTATCGTGGAGCCGGTCAAAGGCGCCTGGCCACCGTCCTCACATCGGCAGGGAAGCCGGCCACGCCTTGA